ctaaaaattgtctcatatcatttattttcacattaatcatatcattttgcatataagtgtgtatcatgaaaatcatcagcccgtacgccagtattgcacattttatcatagcacgactcatacgccggcaaaccatagtacaacccgtacgctggcaaatcacatcatagcacagctcgtatgccagcaaacatatcatagcacagctcgtacgctggcaaatcacatcatagcatggcccgtacgccggttttccccattataaaaatccgtatcataaacACAATtccagaaacagtatttcatagcattctatacttatgccacactaaacagattttccatattcaatatatatcatcattttaacaataattccccaaataaaaatcatatatacatatacacatatttacTTTTTCTGAAACCAGATGTTATAGTAGTATACATAATTTCaacaaatactagcttagtttatccccttacctggctaccaAGAAAGCCTCCAAAACAATCTAATCTAACTCCCATAGGACTTCCTGACCAATACCGTGAAATTGAAAattcctagtattaaactttagtatttccatgtatacatcatttcctataactatcgcaagaccaaatacggcttaaaaagtcttacctcaactcagggatgatttccaacttactttcaccaacgatccgctccagcaaatttggagagaacttccccaggagtgtcgtggtggcttcaaattgtcgatccggcaaaaatttagcccgaaatcaaagagagagagagagagagagagaaaaccgaagggaggagagagaggagtgaagcttgcttaataatgaagtttAAATCcgaattttgatatttatagagtaaaggattcgtcgacgagccacgtcacctcgtcgacaagtccttcattaaattcgtcaatgagaccctgcattcgtcgatgaaatttagagcggCCAAAAAccccgctcggtattttctcgttgacgaagtcctgtattcgtcgacgaattttcttatgcactcgtcgacgaggccctgtattcatcgacgaatcctggcaatttcttgaatttatttacattttccaaaattacaatgtcgtcaacgaacgcagaacgctctgcattcgtcgacgaagtgtacggtctccttctgtttctgttcctattttctctccctcttaattattcaaattcaatttttattcgggttgtcataACATACTCTCGGCTGGGACGATTAACTGATTTCATTTGCTGTGGTGAAATCTATTGTAAAGAATATTTTGGTTTTGTTGTATATAAATTGCAGTTGTATCAATATAATATGTGTGCAGAGAATTCaatcataatttttcattttcatttctttctgtttgttgtttcatcatgaacCAATCTCCTAAATGCCAGTTTCATTGGGAATTCCTGACTGTCCAACTCTTATATTGTGTTTGGAACatgaatttttattatatatattttttattatttttctcatttttcatgataatcaaacatgaaaatgagaattcattaatattttcctttcttaatatttttctgaGTTCCAAACAGGaccttaataaaaataaagtttttaATATATTTCTTATAGAAAAAaggagttaattttttttttttttttttggtaataacttataaatgaataaatatcAGAGAACCTAAATAGGAAAGAAAGAATGGTTTTTAACTAGTGTTTTTTACTTTCTCAACACACAACATTTCTGTCTTCTGGGAGACATCCTACTATACAATGACAGAACTTATCTCATCCTCTCATTGTGTTGTACAAGTTGAGTATGAATTTTAATtgatcaaaaaataataaataaaaaaaattactcaTCCCCTAAACTtccaaaaaatcaaaaacaaaaactggAGTAAATTGCATACTGTCTAATTACTGACTAAATTTATGTTgaccaaaattttattttacctcAATCCTAAACTGATAACTATAATTTTGGGATAAAAATTTAGATTGTCAAACTGGATAAGGACTTTTAAATTTGGGTTTTTTGACAagacaattaaaatttttaaacggAACTAAGTatacaatttttttattctaaAGTACaagtaattatttttaaaaaggacaagacaaTTAAAGTTTGCTAAATTAGAACTAAACAgatgattatttttaaaagaaaagtaaaatttattattttttaaagaaaagttgacccctaaaaatattctcaaaaaaaaaatttaccctACATTTGAGAGTATGGATTTCGCGCCTCAGATTTGAACTGTAGTtagatttagacaaattttaatataattttatattacattttatctaaatttaatacAAATCGAATTCTAAGGCCTAccgactaaaaaaaaaaattcttccccATACATTAGGGCACATCAAAATAAAGTCTAGCCATATTCCAATACCACTACCTAATTAAGtactcaaaaaaaataaatagaagtcACAATAATAAGCACACATACCCTTTTAGTGTTAGCTTTTGAGTTTTGACACACCCAACAGACACTCCCTCGAAGAGAGTCttgaaaatcagaaaataaaaatattcttgcGGGATATTTATTGTCATTTCCGAAATATCTTATTTTAGAGATACCTAATTGATTTGAACTCTGATCCAGAACTAAATTCAATTTATATACTACTCGATCATCGCTGGCACTGGACCACTGCGTCTTCATTTCTCCCCTTCTGCTATAAAACCCATCAAACCCCTTCAGCATTTCTACGTACACGATCAGTATTGAAACCCTCAATGCCATGGCTGCTAAGAATTCCATGAACGCATTTCTCCTTCCCATCAGGTTGTATTAATTCCTTAATTTCTTCTTCAACTGTTTCTGTGTGCATGTCTCTTTTTTGTCCTAGTTTCTTCCTTGCTAGCTCGTTAACTATATAAATACATGGACAGTATATTAATTAACTGCTACTTTTTCTTTCTAATTACATATTGTATTACTAATAAATTTGAAGGTGTTGCAGACGAAGGGCATCAGGAGGAGTGGAGGAGAATGTAATAGTAAGGTTCAGCAGCAGCAAGCAACAGGGGTCGGCCACGGAGCTCAGCAGCAACATGCATTCCATCCAAAGGAGGGACAGCGCTCATGAtcgtgatgatgatgatggtgagcATCATGAGCAGAGCAAAACTAACAGAACTGcaattactactactactactactactactactaataatgataataataagagTGGTGTAGAGAAGGAATGTTGGATGAAAGATCCGAAGACGGGGAACTGGATTCCAGAGTCTCACTTTGACCAGGTTGATGTTGCCGACCTCAGACGCCACTTCCTTCCCCACAAATATTAACTACGCCTAACTTctaattatatgagatgatatgaTACTGTGTGTGCGCGCTCTCTCCACTTCTATATGTCCTAATTACTAAGTAAGAAAAATAAATGCGTTCCtagtttttatatttatatgcatCTATGTTTTGGTACTGTATACGTGAGTTGCATTTAAAAAGTTGAGTCATCTAATAGAGTGAAAGAAGTTTGAAGTTTCACTAATGCTTCGTTTTAATATTGaggaaaggaaaattaaaaaaagttaTTTATATTATGTAATTTTTCTCTATGTCAAGTattatttaaaatgaaaatttgttccgcaaaaaaaaaaattaaaattttactcaTTAATTTGACGTAGTACATTAGATTCTTTCAAAAGATTCTCGTTTGAGCGTCCCCAAAGAGGAAGGTCAAGTATAACCTGATAAttaacatgaaaaaaaaaaaaattaaaggcccaatttgaaactcaaaaaatattaggaaaagaaaatgagaatatCAAAGAATccatattttcatttttgtttatcaaggaaattaagaaaaataaataaaaaatatatatatatcaaatccaTGGAcagaattttgattttaaaactattaatatatgaatttttctaatttttaatcctattaaaacaaactttcatttttagttttaattcATATTaaaggaaatataatgaaaaataaatttccttttcattttcctttccttgGGTTTGAAGGAAGAGCTCTTGCaattgacatatatatatatatatatatatatatatatatatatatatatatataatagagtccatttaaatgaaaaattttacttaggaaaaaaaaaaagaaaaataaaaagaaaacttattttccattatatccttctatattaaattttattaaaaataaatttttatttttatatgattaaaaatgaagaaaaaaaatattaattatttataaaataaaaaatttgctggcaaatttgatatatatttttattttcttatgaaaacatgaatttcttgatatttttatCTACGATTCCCGGGCACTAACATGAATAATGGATCCATGAGCACCAACATAAATCTTGTTGCCAAGGAATTTCAATTTTTATACAGACAGGTTGAAAACAAGCAATTACATAACAACTCCTTATATATGCTTggtaataccaattgttggacaGCTAAAAGATTAGCATGTTCAAAAGATGAGTGCATATGAAATAAGGGCGTTGACATGAATGTACAATCCTATAAGATAAAATAAGAAGTGAAATTGGGAGgtaaacaagaaataaaataagaagaTCATGAGACAAATGGTGCATATATTAGGAGGATAGCTTATTCGGTTTGGGTGCCCAGAGGAATTTGAttcaaaggaaaaatgaaaggTTCACGCGTTCTCAATACAAGATTTGGCAACTCACGTTACAGAACAGCTATGTCCTAAACCACATGCTCCACCAGCTTTTCCACTACCCCCAAGGCCAAGGGTGAGTAGCCATTCCCATCCCAGCTGCCTTTTGAGCCAATTATAATTCCGTTATTGGGACTCTCCTCATATCCACAAGATTCAGCCAGCTTACCCAACACAAGAATCccataaatttttctatcatgtttggtttgcagaTGACATAGAAGTAGGaaaggaatgaaataaaaatttaaatgagaaacataacaaaatcaagttataaatTTGATTCCACTACACTTGATTGCATTCCTTTCCTTTGTACCAAATGTGGTTTGTAGTAGGCTAGTAGCTTACCCAACACGAAAATCTCACAAATTTTAAGAGTAAAAAAGTTGGGATCATATGAAGTGCACAGGCGTCATCTAGGGCAATTGTGAACAACCTATTCCAAGTGGATGCTAAGGGATGTGATGCCATCAAATAAAACAGCTGATACAGGTCTCATCTAGGGCAAACCCCATACAGAAATGGAAGAATAATAGTACAGGTTGATTGCCAGAGATTCGTTCACAGCCAACCAAGATGACCTTGACATTGCAAAATAGACTGCTTTTAAGAGGACTACCAAAGTTGCACATGGGAATCTACTGTGCAGGAGAtatcaaactgctttgaaagatAGAGGGACCTAAGAGTCAAATGAATGCATGCGCTCTTTGATGCCAGGTGCAACCAAAGACCACAATATGAAAGCGTTGTAACACACCACATTTTCCACTACTACCAAAAAAAATAAAGGTAGAACACAGTGAGGCGCTTCTAAAATTATAGTACaaattcttaaaagatatatGTAGCCAAGTTGCATTCACGGGCATCAGACACAACATCATCAAGCAAGATATAGTGTTATCAGCTATCTATCTCAAAAAGCAAGTCTAATAACAAGTTTGGCTGGAAAAAAGTAAACAAAATTAGTCCCAGCCATGACTATAAGTACAGCTGAATGAGTTCATCGCTGACCACTGATGGTGTTAGAACACCCAGATCAGTAAATAGCAGAGTAAGATATTGCGGTGGCGTATAATCCCGGGCAGATGTTTCAACCTCAACCTTGGAAGGGATTGGCACCCCAAAGCCAATGGGGCGCAATGCGGGGACCATGTCTTTCTGATCCAATGGGTACAGACGAGCAAACTGCACAGCAAAATACCAATGTATGATGGTTATTTAGTGAAAGTTGaaactaaaaatcaaattcaGACATTACaagttcttttatttacttttccaTTTTAGACAAACCTTGTAGCTTTCGGCTGCCACATAAACTGGTTTGTTCATACTGTGAGCCACCAATGCAATTTGGTATGTTCCCATCATGTTAATTACACCCCCACTTTCAACCACACCATCCGCCCCAACAAACACCATGTCAACCTCACCCATGGAATAGGCCACAGCAGAGTCTATCAGGAGCTTCACAGGAACATCCAGCTTAGCCAGCTCATTAGACAGTCGTAATCCCGTCCTGTCTGGCCTTCCCTCTGCATTTTACAGCatgaaaatttgaatgtccaATATAGAAAGATAATGAGTGCAAGAATGTTTCTGTAATCCAGAAATCTGCAAATAGTCGCCACAGTTTCCGAATGGAATTGCAACACACCCGATGACAAATGGAAATGTCAGACCCACAAAATGAAAATTCTCCTCTAGATTAAGAGACCATATACCTTTCTATAATTGGTCATCACATAACCCAAAAAAGTTCAGAAATTCAACATGACGCATTtgattttcaggaaattcattcATATAATTATAATGATTATGCCACTTCCAAATCTAGGTGAATTTGGATGTTAA
This region of Malania oleifera isolate guangnan ecotype guangnan chromosome 10, ASM2987363v1, whole genome shotgun sequence genomic DNA includes:
- the LOC131167131 gene encoding uncharacterized protein LOC131167131; this translates as MAAKNSMNAFLLPIRRRASGGVEENVIVRFSSSKQQGSATELSSNMHSIQRRDSAHDRDDDDGEHHEQSKTNRTAITTTTTTTTTNNDNNKSGVEKECWMKDPKTGNWIPESHFDQVDVADLRRHFLPHKY